The proteins below come from a single Mercenaria mercenaria strain notata chromosome 3, MADL_Memer_1, whole genome shotgun sequence genomic window:
- the LOC128555688 gene encoding hippocalcin-like protein 1 isoform X1: MGNTKSLILKPRFQKLGPETIADLQKHEDIDFTSAEIEEWYREFQLHMTKGITKLTVDVFKKVYNRVFEGDASSFAYHLFRSFDMNGDGYVDFREFIIGLSVSGSDNPDKKLKWAFRMYDIDGNGRISKNEMNCILRDIYKMTNAMVSDELGSPEQITDKFFTKFDLDGDGQISFQEFKNGALTDPLIIHLLECDPDP, from the exons ATGGGAAATACGAAATCTCTTATTTTAAAACCCAGATTTCAGAAACTGGGACCGGAGACTATAGCGGACCTACAAAAACATGAAGACATCGATTTCACAAGTGCTGAGATAGAGGAATGGTACCGTGAATTTCAGCTACATATGACGAAAGGAATAACTAAACTGACAGTTGATGTTTTCAAAAAAGTGTATAACCGTGTCTTTGAGGGGGACGCGTCATCGTTTGCGTATCATCTCTTCAGATCTTTTGACATGAACGGAGACGGTTATGTTGACTTTAGAGAGTTCATTATTGGTCTCAGTGTTTCTGGAAGTGATAACCCAGACAAGAAGCTTAAATGGGCGTTTAGAATGTACGATATCGATGGAAATGGAAGAATTTCTAAGAATGAGATGAACTGTATTCTAAGG GATATCTACAAAATGACGAATGCCATGGTCAGTGACGAACTAGGTAGTCCTGAACAGATAACTGACAAGTTCTTCACGAAGTTTGACCTAGATGGGGACGGACAGATCAGTTTTCAGGAATTTAAAAACGGTGCATTGACTGACCCTTTGATTATTCATCTTCTAGAATGTGATCCTGATCCCTGA
- the LOC128555688 gene encoding hippocalcin-like protein 1 isoform X2: protein MTKGITKLTVDVFKKVYNRVFEGDASSFAYHLFRSFDMNGDGYVDFREFIIGLSVSGSDNPDKKLKWAFRMYDIDGNGRISKNEMNCILRDIYKMTNAMVSDELGSPEQITDKFFTKFDLDGDGQISFQEFKNGALTDPLIIHLLECDPDP from the exons ATGACGAAAGGAATAACTAAACTGACAGTTGATGTTTTCAAAAAAGTGTATAACCGTGTCTTTGAGGGGGACGCGTCATCGTTTGCGTATCATCTCTTCAGATCTTTTGACATGAACGGAGACGGTTATGTTGACTTTAGAGAGTTCATTATTGGTCTCAGTGTTTCTGGAAGTGATAACCCAGACAAGAAGCTTAAATGGGCGTTTAGAATGTACGATATCGATGGAAATGGAAGAATTTCTAAGAATGAGATGAACTGTATTCTAAGG GATATCTACAAAATGACGAATGCCATGGTCAGTGACGAACTAGGTAGTCCTGAACAGATAACTGACAAGTTCTTCACGAAGTTTGACCTAGATGGGGACGGACAGATCAGTTTTCAGGAATTTAAAAACGGTGCATTGACTGACCCTTTGATTATTCATCTTCTAGAATGTGATCCTGATCCCTGA
- the LOC128555689 gene encoding hippocalcin-like protein 1 yields the protein MGNSKSKVRKLSPKTLAELQKNVDVDISREEIEEWFREYQSSLGKGMSKLTMKEFKEVYNSVFDGEASVFVSHLFRSFDEDQDGFVDFKEFIVGLCVSGSDKAEAKLKWAFKMYDIDGNGSISREEMTSMLKAIYRMIATDLSSTKTDLHLIEDLVSAFFKSADRNHDNAISAEEFVEGVKEMPVILHLLQCDPDSDSGDFETIEKFDSLQVSEKQLSSNKGGKKSAKASGSDRSTAYKTQ from the exons atgggaAATTCTAAGTCGAAAGTACGTAAACTAAGTCCAAAGACGCTTGCGGAACTTCAAAAAAATGTAGATGTAGATATAAGTAGGGAAGAAATTGAGGAATGGTTTCGTGAATACCAGAGCAGTTTGGGGAAAGGGATGAGTAAATTAACCATGAAGGAATTTAAGGAAGTCTATAACAGTGTGTTTGACGGGGAAGCTTCCGTGTTCGTATCGCATTTATTCCGTTCATTCGACGAAGACCAAGACGGTTTTGTGGACTTCAAAGAGTTCATTGTTGGTTTGTGTGTCTCTGGAAGCGATAAGGCAGAAGCGAAACTAAAATGGGCATTTAAGATGTATGACATCGACGGAAATGGTTCGATATCCCGGGAGGAAATGACTAGCATGCTTAAG GCTATCTACAGAATGATTGCTACTGATCTGTCAAGCACAAAAACTGACCTTCACCTCATCGAGGACCTCGTGTCCGCCTTCTTTAAATCAGCCGATCGTAACCATGACAACGCCATCAGTGCAGAAGAGTTTGTCGAAGGTGTGAAGGAAATGCCTGTAATTCTACACCTGTTACAGTGTGACCCAGATTCTGATAGCGGTGATTTCGAAACTATTGAAAAGTTTGATTCATTGCAAGTTTCCGAGAAACAGCTCTCTTCAAATAAAGGCGGGAAAAAATCCGCGAAAGCTTCCGGAAGTGACAGGAGTACAGCGTACAAAACTCAGTGA